A single region of the Corticium candelabrum chromosome 15, ooCorCand1.1, whole genome shotgun sequence genome encodes:
- the LOC134191255 gene encoding origin recognition complex subunit 1-like translates to MNLTVFARCFAVREVLLDGHHFSVGDCSLVSPQRVGDEPFVCQILALYEDMNQEQFAKIHWFYRPKEVLYTLQQFKRKSSVSLSIDEKVTSERHIYAGHEDTIRLQTLRGTCCVKARGSSMPSIEEYDEDHCLFVSQFFDDRTGKFLPLCVMVCDNAGSTRVSETQEVELTGHFRLCEARSEENSVTPLVSSRSVAKYKLRPSIKKRPAKGNVNNHIRKANHVKRKRHTQKRYRPALDAESEGNSEDEEYVVLDTGSSEENIEDEDYVAKERKYRCISGRTVLRAQKRNFCKLASSHCKSINASSSSFPLRPLPCSKLSNVFQEARSKLQLSALPDHLPCREDEFMDIYLFVKGRIEDGCGGCLYISGVPGSGKTATVHEVITALQSDVDCNRLRQFQYVEVNGMRVTDASQVYPDILKQMTGERAVVHHAQELLAKMFKQPSPQRHPLVLVVDELDLLWTKKQDVMYNLFNWPNQRHSYLVLLAIANTMDLPEKVMTNRVQSRLGVTRLTFQPYTYKQLQDIITYRLKDIRAFDPDAVQLVARKVAAMSGDARRALDICRRAAENALAHDSDFQKLIGMREVDDTLQQIFLSPKVVAIRNAVQQEKLFLQCLLSVFTKSGCEEATLVSIWRQHSTLCRLKGIAVPTISQLSHVCDNLGSSHLLLVEPSRLGVHRRIQLNVNPDDIIFGLQSSAVYTPCDHSCV, encoded by the exons ATGAATTTGACAGTGTTTGCTCGTTGTTTTGCTGTTAGGGAAGTCTTGCTAGATGGTCACCATTTCAGTGTCGGAGACTGTTCACTAGTTTCACCTCAGAGAGTTGGAGATGAaccttttgtttgtcaaattctGGCTTTGTATGAAGACATGAATCAAGAGCAGTTTGCTAAAATTCATTGGTTCTATCGTCCTAAAGAAGTTCTTTATACTTTACAGCAATTCAAGAGGAAGTCAAGTGTTTCTTTAAGTATAGATGAGAAAGTCACGAGTGAGAGACATATATATGCCGGCCACGAAGACACAATTAGACTTCAAACACTAAGAGGGACGTGTTGTGTGAAAGCTAGAGGTTCTTCTATGCCTTCAATAGAAGAATATGATGAAGATCACTGTCTTTTTGTGAGTCAATTTTTTGATGATAGAACTGGCAAATTTCTTCCTTtatgtgtgatggtgtgtgaCAATGCTGGGTCTACTAGAGTGAGTGAGACTCAAGAAGTGGAGCTGACTGGACATTTTCGTTTGTGTGAAGCAAGAAGTGAGGAGAATAGTGTAACACCACTAGTTTCTAGTCGGTCTGTAGCCAAATACAAATTGAGACCGTCTATTAAGAAAAGGCCAGCAAAAGGTAATGTCAATAACCACATCAGGAAGGCAAATCATGTTAAAAGGAAGAGACACACTCAGAAGAGGTATAGACCGGCGTTAGATGCTGAATCAGAAGGTAACAGTGAGGATGAAGAATATGTTGTATTAGACACTGGATCATCAGAAGAAAACATTGAGGATGAAGACTATGTTGCAAAAGAAAGAAAATACAGATGTATTTCTGGAAGGACAGTGCTGCGTGCTCAGAAAAGAAATTTCTGCAAACTCGCATCATCTCACTGTAAGAGCATTAATGCATCGTCATCTAGTTTTCCACTTCGACCTCTTCCATGTTCAAAGTTGAGCAATGTCTTTCAAGAAGCCCGTTCTAA GCTGCAGTTGTCTGCTCTTCCTGATCATCTTCCTTGTCGAGAAGATGAATTTATGgatatctatttgtttgtaaaaGGCAGAATTGAGGATGGCTGTGGCGG cTGCCTCTATATCTCTGGTGTGCCTGGATCAGGAAAGACTGCCACTGTGCATGAAGTGATTACTGCTCTGCAGAGTGATGTTGATTGCAACAGGTTGAGACAATTTCAGTATGTGGAGGTGAATGGCATGAGGGTGACTGACGCGTCCCAAGTCTATCCTGATATATTGAAG CAAATGACGGGTGAAAGAGCAGTTGTCCACCATGCTCAAGAACTTCTTGCTAAGATGTTCAAGCAGCCATCACCACAACGACATCCTCTGGTTCTAGTGGTTGATGAG CTTGATTTGTTGTGGACTAAGAAGCAAGATGTGATGTATAACCTGTTTAACTGGCCAAATCAAAGACACTCCTATCTTGTTCTTTTGGCTATTGCCAACACGATGGACCTTCCTGAGAAAGTTATGACAAATCGAGTGCAGAGCAGATTG GGAGTGACTCGTCTCACATTTCAACCATACACTTACAAACAACTTCAAGATATTATTACTTATCGACTGAAAGACATTAGAGCGTTTGATCCAGACGCAGTTCAGTTGGTTGCGAGGAAA GTTGCTGCTATGTCTGGGGATGCTCGGCGTGCTCTTGATATTTGTCGTAGAGCTGCTGAAAATGCTCTTGCTCATGATTCAGATTTTCAAAAGCTTATTGGTATGCGTGAAGTTGATGACACATTACAGCAAATATTTCTATCTCCCAAAGTTGTAGCAATACGTAATGCAGTTCAGCAGGAGAAGCTCTTTCTTCAGTGTCTACTGTCAGTCTTCACCAAATCAGGGTGTGAAGAAGCGACTCTAGTAAGCATATGGAGACAGCATTCAACTCTGTGTCGGCTGAAAG GGATTGCTGTTCCAACCATCAGTCAATTGTCTCATGTTTGTGACAACTTGGGTAGCAGTCACCTCTTGCTCGTGGAACCAAGCAGACTGGGTGTGCATCGTCGTATTCAACTGAATGTGAACCCTGATGATATTATATTTGGTCTCCAAAGCAGTGCAGTGTACACACCATGTGACCATTCTTGTGTATGA
- the LOC134191257 gene encoding uncharacterized protein LOC134191257: MELRASDEPEGTWHTLKMATIEAAKKAIGYKKNKRTDWFDSNNDEIQDLLRKKHDVFAKVQQNPRFLTLNKIFQELKRITRHKLRHLRDQWWGDRANHLRRLADRNDRWFDGDLKKVIGPSVMCSASLCGEDGQLLTDKSEILALEASLLPPTQQEYHG; the protein is encoded by the coding sequence ATGGAATTGAGAGCTTCTGATGAACCAGAGGGTACATGGCATACGCTCAAGATGGCAACAATAGAAGCAGCAAAGAAAGCAATAGGGTACAAAAAGAATAAGAGAACAGACTGGTTTGACAGCAACAATGATGAAATACAAGATCTGCTAAGAAAGAAGCATGATGTTTTTGCGAAAGTACAACAAAATCCACGATTTCTCACACTCAACAAGATCTTTCAAGAACTGAAAAGGATAACTCGGCACAAATTACGACATCTACGAGATCAGTGGTGGGGAGATCGAGCAAATCATCTACGACGTTTGGCAGATAGAAATGACAGATGGTTTGATGGTGACCTAAAAAAGGTTATTGGTCCAAGTGTTATGTGTTCTGCATCACTTTGCGGTGAGGATGGTCAATtactaacagacaaatcaGAAATTCTTGCTCTGGAAGCGTCGCTTTTGCCCCCTACTCAACAGGAATACCATGGTTGA